In Eleutherodactylus coqui strain aEleCoq1 chromosome 4, aEleCoq1.hap1, whole genome shotgun sequence, the following are encoded in one genomic region:
- the LOC136626365 gene encoding zinc finger protein 501-like, with amino-acid sequence MTFTIFISQLVKLEEDLIPIDATETHVRGDQPCKEGIPTDNPPDDDTRSSEGQLISTDCKVEDRGIIQDTYVDPATIPDVPSALHSKDLSSDPSKQVPSSDSSQTDKKHRIYGRKVGHKGIDARKKSYLCPECGRFFAQNSHLVQHQRIHTGEKPFSCADCGKCFNSRANLVKHQRIHTGDKPFSCSECGKCFTQKHYLAGHQRIHTGEKPYTCSECWKGFTTKFVLVVHQRLHTGEKPFLCADCGKCFNSKAILVNHQRSHTGEKPFSCADCGKCFNSRSNLVGHQKTHTGEKPFSCSECGKGFKRKTVLVRHQRIHTAKKSFPCADCGKCFNDQANLVKHQRTHTGEKPFSCLEYRKCFA; translated from the exons atgacttttacaatatttatttcacagctggtgaaactggaggaagatctgatccctattgatgctacagagacacatgtgaggggggatcagccgtgtaaggaggggattcctacagataaccccccag ATGATGACaccaggagctcagagggacagctgatatcaacagattgtaaagtggaagatcgtggtatcatacaagatacatatgTAGACCCTGCCACTATCCCAGATgtaccctcagcccttcacagcaaagatctatcATCTGATCCCTCTAaacaggttccatcttctgattcatcacagactgataagAAACATAGAATTTATGGAAGAAAGGTTGGCCATAAAGGAATTGATGCAAGGAAGAAGTCATAtttatgtccagaatgtgggagattttttgcacaaaattcacatcttgttcaacatcagagaattcacacaggggagaagccattttcatgtgcagattgtggaaaatgttttaactccagagcaaatcttgttaaacatcagagaattcacacaggagataaaCCATTTtcgtgttctgaatgtgggaaatgtttcacccagaaacattatcttgctggacatcaaagaattcacacaggggagaaaccatataCATGTTCAGAATGCTGGAAAGGTTTTACTACAAAATTTGTTCTTGTTGTACATCAAAgacttcacacaggggagaagccatttttatgtgcagattgtggtaaatgttttaactCCAAAGCAATtcttgttaatcatcagagaagtcacacaggggagaagccattttcatgtgcagattgtggaaaatgttttaactcCAGATCAAATCTTGTTggacatcagaaaactcacacaggggagaaaccattttcatgttcagaatgtgggaagggttttaaaagaaagacagttcttgttagacatcagagaattcacacagcgaAGAAATCATTTCCCTgtgcagattgtgggaaatgttttaacgaccaagcaaatcttgttaaacatcagagaacccacacgggggagaagccattttcatgtctagAATATAGAAAATGTTTTGCTTAA